From a single Bacteroidia bacterium genomic region:
- a CDS encoding DUF1080 domain-containing protein, with protein MKSTTFFSTILLTAITLLIFSCSTPQKSTEPELVTLFNGENLDGWVGNKQSYRVEDGMIVVDPEGGGSGGNLYTEKEYSDFDFFFEFQLTPGANNGLGIHAPLEGDAAYVGKEIQILDNTSPKYDSLKPYQYHGSVYGVIPAKRDFLKPVGEWNEEEVIVQGSKIKVILNGTTIVDGDFLEASKDGTMDGHDHPGLQRTSGHIGFLGHGDVLRFRNIRIKDLSGK; from the coding sequence ATGAAATCAACAACTTTCTTTTCGACCATTTTACTGACAGCAATCACCCTGCTGATATTTTCATGCAGTACGCCTCAAAAGAGCACTGAACCGGAACTGGTTACACTTTTCAACGGTGAAAACCTCGATGGCTGGGTAGGAAATAAACAATCATACAGAGTGGAAGACGGGATGATAGTGGTTGATCCGGAAGGAGGAGGCAGCGGAGGAAATCTTTATACAGAAAAAGAATACAGCGATTTTGATTTTTTCTTTGAGTTTCAGCTCACACCCGGCGCCAACAACGGTCTGGGCATACATGCACCGCTGGAAGGGGACGCCGCTTATGTGGGAAAAGAAATTCAGATCCTTGACAATACTTCCCCGAAATACGACAGCCTGAAACCCTACCAATATCACGGCTCAGTGTATGGTGTCATCCCCGCCAAACGCGATTTCCTCAAACCTGTGGGCGAATGGAATGAAGAAGAAGTGATTGTGCAGGGTTCGAAGATCAAAGTTATCCTCAACGGAACTACGATTGTAGATGGGGACTTCCTCGAAGCCAGCAAAGACGGCACCATGGACGGACACGATCACCCAGGACTTCAACGCACCAGCGGCCATATCGGCTTCTTAGGTCACGGAGATGTATTGAGATTCAGAAATATCAGAATCAAGGATTTAAGCGGGAAATAG
- a CDS encoding response regulator transcription factor, translating to MNTPSIRVAIFEDYVQLRDALTMLINGTSGYEVGGSFGDPTNLEEKIHQSNPDVVLMDISMPGRNGIEAVGLMRQFFPHIQVLMLTVFEDEDRIFQALCAGANGYLLKNTPPGRLLEAIREVHEGGAPMSPGIARKTLHLLQKFGGKPDASAYDLTPRETEVLAQLARGFSSKMIAAELNISYETVRSHLKSIYDKLHVASMTEAVAKALRENLI from the coding sequence ATGAATACACCTTCTATCAGGGTTGCGATTTTTGAGGATTACGTGCAATTGCGCGATGCCCTGACTATGCTGATCAATGGTACATCCGGATACGAAGTAGGAGGGAGTTTTGGTGACCCGACGAATCTGGAGGAAAAAATCCATCAAAGCAATCCCGATGTGGTGCTGATGGACATTTCCATGCCCGGGAGAAACGGCATCGAAGCAGTCGGGTTGATGCGCCAGTTTTTCCCCCATATTCAGGTGCTGATGCTTACGGTTTTTGAGGATGAAGACCGAATATTTCAGGCGCTCTGTGCCGGGGCAAATGGATATTTGCTTAAAAATACCCCTCCAGGGAGGCTTCTCGAAGCAATCAGGGAGGTACATGAAGGCGGTGCGCCCATGTCTCCGGGCATTGCCCGGAAAACCCTTCACCTGCTTCAAAAATTTGGCGGAAAACCGGATGCCTCGGCCTATGACCTCACCCCGAGAGAAACCGAAGTTCTCGCACAACTGGCACGCGGTTTTTCCTCCAAAATGATTGCCGCCGAACTCAACATTAGCTATGAGACCGTGCGCTCACATCTGAAATCTATTTACGACAAACTTCACGTCGCTTCTATGACCGAAGCGGTCGCCAAAGCCCTTCGCGAAAATCTTATCTAA
- a CDS encoding HPF/RaiA family ribosome-associated protein, whose translation MKVQFNTDKNIAGNHRLEAFISSSLAEDLARFSHHITRIEVHLSDENGQKAGQNDKRCLLEARLENRQPIAVTDYGNTIEEAFSGATDKLKAALGNILDRLKEH comes from the coding sequence ATGAAAGTACAGTTTAATACAGACAAAAACATAGCCGGAAACCACAGGCTGGAGGCTTTTATCAGTAGTTCTTTAGCCGAAGATCTGGCTCGTTTTAGCCATCATATTACCCGCATAGAAGTTCACCTTTCAGATGAAAATGGACAAAAAGCCGGACAAAACGACAAACGTTGTCTGCTGGAAGCGCGACTTGAAAACAGGCAGCCGATCGCGGTTACTGACTATGGCAACACGATTGAGGAGGCTTTCTCCGGTGCGACAGATAAGCTGAAAGCGGCACTGGGAAACATACTGGACAGGCTGAAAGAACATTAA
- a CDS encoding T9SS type A sorting domain-containing protein, whose protein sequence is MNPVHRKLTYLLSLIALLSLGEISMAQRIPGTWEQKASMGSGRFWAFSCAANGKVYGGTGRTAFSGNTIGDFWEYDVATDTWTQKADFPGGVREGADGFSVNGRIFAGFGTPFIAFNSDLYEYIPATDTWETRASVPGGVGFAYSHGFVIDSMYYMGPENGTNKMYAYNVNTDIWTQVADFPGKDRRAQVAFTAAGKGYIGLGFWVFGSVQGDFFAYDPVTDTWAEVAGLLPKSDQSTGFGIGEFGYVHNVGGNQKDTYRYDPSKDEWFFEVNHPGDRIANATSCVLDSNAYLVFGERTISGGNSASDQIWKFTPGRDTTNSTAISREQYAPKVFLGTTMEGNLSVDISGENLAQTTTVILSDLSGRRLISGQMNIPGNTTFETAGLASGLYLVSLYASGYPVYTQKWMKP, encoded by the coding sequence ATGAACCCTGTACACAGAAAACTGACGTATCTGCTATCCCTGATCGCACTCCTGAGTTTAGGCGAAATCAGCATGGCACAACGAATCCCCGGTACGTGGGAGCAAAAAGCTTCTATGGGCTCCGGCCGGTTCTGGGCCTTTAGTTGCGCGGCCAATGGTAAGGTTTATGGCGGTACAGGCCGCACTGCTTTTAGTGGCAATACGATCGGCGATTTCTGGGAATATGATGTCGCAACTGATACCTGGACACAGAAGGCGGACTTTCCCGGTGGTGTGCGGGAAGGGGCTGACGGATTTTCTGTTAATGGACGCATATTTGCAGGATTTGGCACCCCCTTTATTGCCTTTAACTCTGATCTTTACGAATACATACCGGCGACAGATACCTGGGAAACCAGAGCAAGTGTGCCCGGTGGGGTTGGATTTGCTTACAGTCATGGTTTTGTCATTGACAGTATGTATTACATGGGCCCGGAAAATGGTACCAATAAAATGTATGCATACAATGTGAATACTGATATCTGGACACAGGTGGCTGATTTTCCGGGAAAAGACCGACGTGCACAGGTAGCCTTTACCGCCGCAGGTAAAGGGTATATCGGTTTGGGATTCTGGGTGTTTGGCAGTGTTCAGGGCGATTTTTTTGCCTATGACCCTGTGACAGATACCTGGGCAGAAGTGGCGGGGCTTTTACCTAAATCCGATCAGTCAACGGGTTTTGGTATCGGTGAGTTTGGGTATGTCCACAATGTAGGTGGTAATCAGAAAGATACCTACCGCTATGATCCCTCTAAAGACGAGTGGTTTTTTGAAGTCAATCACCCCGGCGACCGCATCGCCAACGCAACCTCCTGTGTGCTTGACAGCAATGCATATCTGGTTTTTGGCGAACGAACCATTAGCGGGGGCAACTCTGCTTCTGACCAGATATGGAAATTTACGCCTGGCAGAGATACAACCAATTCTACCGCCATTTCCCGCGAACAGTATGCGCCCAAAGTATTTCTCGGCACAACCATGGAAGGCAATCTGTCTGTAGATATTTCAGGTGAAAACCTCGCGCAAACTACCACGGTTATTCTTTCCGATCTCAGCGGAAGAAGGCTGATCAGTGGGCAAATGAATATTCCCGGGAATACAACTTTTGAGACAGCCGGATTGGCTTCCGGGTTATATCTCGTGAGCCTGTACGCTTCAGGTTACCCGGTTTACACACAAAAATGGATGAAACCATAA
- a CDS encoding amidotransferase — translation MKTGLLVCDHINENFHHISPDYTTMFRALLPDLDLIPFMVIDGEFPENAEACDAYIATGSRFSVYDEVEWVLRLKTFVQEIYASGKKYAGVCFGHQMLGEALGGKVEKSPHGWCVGVHTFSILQTEPWMKPFQSEVNLLMMCQDQVIRLPENSIHLAAAADCPVAMFRVGENMLGIQAHPEFSPVYDRALMENRVERIGREKVEMGISSLEKTPDREIVAEWIRKFLAGRG, via the coding sequence ATGAAAACAGGCCTTCTCGTCTGCGACCATATCAACGAAAATTTTCACCACATTTCGCCGGACTACACGACGATGTTCCGCGCACTTTTACCCGACCTCGACCTTATTCCCTTTATGGTAATCGACGGGGAGTTTCCAGAAAATGCGGAAGCCTGCGATGCTTATATCGCCACGGGTTCGCGGTTTTCGGTGTATGATGAGGTGGAATGGGTGTTACGGCTCAAAACATTTGTACAGGAAATCTATGCCTCAGGTAAAAAATACGCAGGCGTTTGTTTTGGGCACCAGATGCTCGGAGAGGCACTCGGCGGCAAGGTCGAAAAATCACCACATGGCTGGTGCGTGGGCGTTCACACCTTTTCTATTTTACAGACAGAGCCGTGGATGAAGCCTTTTCAATCCGAAGTCAACCTGCTGATGATGTGTCAGGACCAGGTGATACGGTTGCCGGAAAACAGTATTCATCTGGCGGCAGCAGCAGACTGTCCGGTGGCGATGTTCAGGGTAGGGGAGAATATGCTCGGCATACAGGCGCATCCGGAGTTTAGTCCAGTTTACGACCGTGCGCTGATGGAAAACCGGGTGGAGCGGATTGGCAGAGAAAAAGTTGAAATGGGAATCAGTAGCCTGGAAAAAACGCCTGACAGAGAAATCGTTGCGGAGTGGATCAGAAAGTTTTTGGCTGGTCGGGGATAA
- a CDS encoding YhgN family NAAT transporter: MEDISNSILSAAVLLFFLMDPLGNIPVMLSILKGIEPKRQRVIIARELGIALVILLIFLFAGKPLLDFLHLQQEAVTISGGIVLLIIGLRMIFPRAEGVMGQNPEGEPFLVPIAIPMIAGPSVLAMLILMTQSNPGKLTNWFFALIVAWAFAAVILMLAPVLLRILKERGLNALERLTGMILVMMAVQMLINGFRILIAT, encoded by the coding sequence ATGGAAGACATCAGCAACTCTATTTTATCTGCAGCGGTGCTGCTTTTCTTTTTGATGGACCCGTTGGGCAATATCCCCGTGATGCTGTCTATCCTCAAAGGTATTGAGCCTAAGCGTCAGCGTGTGATCATTGCGAGAGAACTGGGCATTGCGCTGGTGATTCTGCTGATTTTCCTGTTTGCAGGAAAACCCCTGCTGGATTTTCTTCACTTGCAGCAGGAAGCGGTTACCATTTCCGGTGGGATAGTCCTGCTCATCATCGGTCTTCGAATGATATTTCCCCGGGCAGAAGGTGTCATGGGGCAAAACCCCGAAGGTGAGCCTTTCCTCGTTCCCATCGCCATACCCATGATCGCCGGGCCTTCCGTATTGGCTATGCTGATTTTGATGACCCAAAGCAATCCGGGCAAGCTGACCAATTGGTTTTTCGCACTTATTGTCGCGTGGGCATTTGCTGCTGTCATTCTCATGCTTGCGCCCGTCTTGCTGCGTATTCTGAAAGAGCGCGGACTTAACGCTTTGGAGCGTCTGACCGGTATGATCCTCGTCATGATGGCGGTGCAGATGCTGATCAATGGATTCAGGATTTTGATAGCAACATGA
- a CDS encoding Gfo/Idh/MocA family oxidoreductase: protein MKRRDFLKNSAVLYTVSLLPSTIQAFTPNARLRTAHIGVGGMGASDLNSISSHPLVEVTALCDVDANSLAAAQKLHPHAKVFSDYRKLFEEMSDSIDAVIVSTPDHTHAPASMRAMEMGKPVYCQKPLTHHVSEARAMRKMAEDRNLVTQMGIQIHSFNQYRGTVQLIQSGIIGKVKTVRAWSPKNWGYDGPAPEGSDPVPNTLNWNLWLGTAPERPYKEKIYHPGNWRKLLDYGCGTLGDMGVHIFDTPYTALELDVPKTIKTSCRKPTGFGHPENNTVTYTFPGTQYTAPTLKWVWYDGPGAPKDHKDLRLPDGEKLPDQGSMFIGEKGRLLLPHIDYPKLIVNGKYEKIDFPELEKKDHYHQFVDACLGTDKTSAPFSYAARLTEAILLGVVANRFPNKTLHWDNETSRFAEPEANQLLDTKYRAF, encoded by the coding sequence ATGAAAAGAAGAGACTTTTTAAAAAACAGCGCTGTCTTATATACAGTATCCCTTTTGCCCTCCACGATCCAGGCATTTACGCCAAATGCACGTTTGCGTACTGCGCATATCGGGGTCGGAGGAATGGGCGCTTCGGATCTGAATTCTATTTCCTCCCACCCGCTGGTTGAGGTTACCGCCCTCTGCGATGTGGATGCTAATTCGCTGGCAGCAGCGCAAAAACTACACCCCCATGCGAAAGTTTTTTCTGACTACAGAAAACTCTTTGAGGAGATGAGCGACTCTATAGATGCAGTGATTGTTTCCACGCCTGACCACACCCATGCACCCGCGTCGATGCGCGCCATGGAAATGGGCAAACCGGTATATTGTCAAAAACCTCTCACACACCATGTTTCGGAAGCGAGAGCCATGCGCAAAATGGCGGAAGACCGCAACCTGGTCACCCAGATGGGCATTCAGATTCACTCTTTCAACCAGTATAGGGGCACAGTCCAGCTTATCCAGTCGGGCATCATCGGAAAAGTCAAAACCGTAAGGGCATGGTCGCCCAAAAACTGGGGATATGACGGGCCCGCACCCGAAGGAAGTGATCCCGTCCCCAATACACTAAACTGGAATCTCTGGCTGGGAACTGCTCCCGAAAGACCCTACAAGGAAAAAATCTATCATCCCGGCAACTGGCGCAAACTTCTTGACTATGGCTGCGGCACACTGGGGGATATGGGCGTTCATATCTTTGACACCCCCTATACTGCACTGGAACTGGATGTACCCAAAACCATAAAAACCAGTTGTAGAAAACCAACCGGATTCGGGCATCCGGAAAATAATACCGTTACCTATACATTTCCCGGAACGCAATATACGGCACCAACCTTAAAATGGGTGTGGTATGACGGACCCGGCGCGCCCAAAGACCATAAAGACCTGCGTTTGCCCGATGGAGAAAAGCTCCCGGATCAGGGCTCGATGTTTATTGGGGAAAAAGGCAGACTATTGCTCCCGCATATTGATTATCCCAAACTCATCGTCAACGGGAAATATGAAAAAATAGATTTTCCGGAGCTTGAGAAAAAAGATCATTACCACCAGTTTGTAGATGCCTGCCTCGGCACCGACAAAACCAGTGCACCATTTTCCTACGCAGCAAGGCTCACAGAAGCGATCCTGCTGGGTGTGGTTGCCAACCGTTTCCCCAATAAGACTTTACACTGGGACAATGAAACTTCCAGATTTGCAGAACCAGAAGCCAATCAATTATTAGATACAAAGTACAGAGCTTTTTAA
- a CDS encoding TonB-dependent receptor, with amino-acid sequence MQLFFRIVSVILAISGIPALYSQQLTQTIRGRVISDTEEPLPGVQVFVSNLPAVIGTFSDSSGHFVLENIPVGRRTLEAKLLGYGEFMRDNIQINSAREYYIDIVLPTGIQMDAVELNAYVGSDPINELSVVSARRLDPEELQYHAATANDPARLAQGLPGVQNGLDIRNDVVIRGNSPIGLLWRLEGVDIPNPNHYAGPGSGGGGITAFSASMLSSSDFSTGAFPAEYGDAISGVFDMRFRKGNMQQRQHTFRAGLLGLDFATEGPIVKGKSSYLTNFRYSTLGILNKMGIYLISPRNDNNFYDLSFKVQHQGDKNQFSVWGLGGMSTQYLRPLDAEWKTFRDYYIYDYGTQMGVVGASWKRVIDDKSYFQLNAALMGQNAFTYDDTLSPMLDTGRVKTERYVTVRNSVSMYYKRTVNVRLQIKTGVLASLIHYDMLDEKWNDTLFFLRRVIDVKGNTWQAQPYFQASIRVNTRVILNAGVHALYFGLNGTGMVEPRLGAKVVIAPTSTISLGYGLHSKTVPFGNYFIDIDGQMPNKDLSLMKSHHLILAFDQRLGKSFRLRLETYYQHLYDLPVTTDPDRKIFVLNRLWGFDSEYLESVGTGANYGLDLSLEKSFSQGSFFVLSGSTLRSYFKRPGDETKYPSNYDARFSGNFTGGQIFPLGENTFLETGIRFIFNSGYPITPILASRIDNDGYDAPVNWSKPNQDQLPPYFRPDVRVALRRNRAKFAWWLALDVQNFLNRKNSFAWYQFDRDLNRWVVGRQSPLTPVLTFWLDL; translated from the coding sequence ATGCAACTGTTTTTCAGAATCGTTTCGGTCATCCTGGCTATATCTGGTATTCCCGCACTCTATTCCCAGCAACTTACCCAAACCATTCGGGGAAGGGTGATTTCTGACACGGAGGAGCCACTACCCGGCGTCCAGGTATTTGTATCCAATTTGCCCGCAGTAATCGGCACATTTTCCGATTCCTCCGGGCATTTCGTTTTGGAAAATATTCCCGTCGGGAGACGTACCCTGGAAGCAAAACTCCTCGGTTACGGCGAATTTATGCGGGATAATATCCAGATCAACTCTGCCCGCGAATATTATATCGATATCGTATTGCCCACAGGTATCCAGATGGATGCCGTAGAGCTCAATGCCTACGTAGGGAGCGACCCGATTAATGAATTGTCTGTCGTAAGTGCCCGAAGGCTTGATCCGGAAGAGCTTCAGTACCACGCCGCAACGGCCAACGATCCTGCCCGTCTTGCTCAGGGATTGCCCGGCGTGCAAAACGGGCTGGACATCCGCAATGATGTTGTCATCAGGGGAAATTCGCCGATCGGATTGCTTTGGCGCCTGGAAGGAGTAGATATTCCCAATCCCAACCACTATGCCGGCCCGGGTTCGGGCGGAGGTGGTATTACCGCTTTCAGCGCTTCTATGCTCAGCAGTTCGGACTTCTCCACCGGTGCTTTTCCCGCAGAATATGGCGATGCGATTTCCGGCGTTTTTGATATGCGTTTCCGCAAAGGAAATATGCAGCAGCGGCAGCACACCTTCCGCGCGGGCTTGCTGGGGCTGGACTTTGCTACAGAGGGCCCTATTGTCAAGGGTAAATCATCGTACCTGACCAACTTTCGTTATTCTACCCTGGGCATTCTCAATAAAATGGGCATTTATCTCATCAGCCCCCGCAATGACAACAACTTTTACGACCTGTCTTTTAAAGTTCAGCATCAGGGAGATAAAAACCAGTTTAGTGTTTGGGGGCTGGGAGGAATGAGCACCCAGTATCTCCGTCCGCTCGATGCAGAGTGGAAAACCTTCCGGGATTACTATATCTATGATTACGGTACGCAAATGGGCGTGGTCGGAGCAAGCTGGAAAAGAGTCATTGACGACAAATCATACTTTCAGCTAAATGCAGCGCTGATGGGGCAAAATGCATTTACTTATGATGATACCCTTTCTCCGATGCTCGATACAGGCAGGGTAAAAACCGAAAGATATGTTACCGTGCGTAACTCGGTAAGTATGTACTACAAGCGAACGGTCAATGTGCGGTTACAGATCAAAACAGGCGTGCTCGCGAGTCTGATTCATTACGATATGCTCGATGAGAAGTGGAATGATACTCTGTTTTTTCTGCGCAGGGTGATAGATGTGAAAGGAAATACCTGGCAGGCGCAGCCCTATTTTCAAGCCAGTATTCGGGTAAATACAAGGGTGATTTTGAACGCGGGCGTCCATGCGCTATATTTTGGATTGAATGGTACGGGTATGGTTGAGCCACGCCTGGGTGCGAAGGTGGTAATTGCTCCTACATCAACTATATCGCTGGGCTACGGCCTTCACAGCAAAACGGTACCTTTTGGCAACTATTTTATCGATATAGATGGGCAGATGCCCAACAAGGATCTGAGCCTGATGAAATCCCACCACCTGATTCTGGCTTTTGACCAGCGGTTGGGGAAGAGTTTTCGCCTGCGGCTCGAAACCTATTACCAGCACCTGTATGACCTGCCGGTAACGACTGATCCTGACCGAAAAATATTTGTGTTGAACCGCCTGTGGGGATTTGATTCCGAATATCTGGAGAGTGTAGGCACGGGCGCCAATTACGGACTGGATCTCAGCCTGGAAAAATCATTCTCACAAGGATCATTTTTTGTATTGTCGGGCTCTACGCTTCGCTCCTATTTTAAGCGACCGGGCGACGAAACCAAATACCCGTCTAATTACGATGCGAGGTTTTCGGGCAATTTTACCGGCGGGCAGATATTTCCCCTGGGAGAAAACACTTTTCTGGAGACGGGCATCCGGTTTATTTTTAATTCGGGATACCCCATTACTCCGATACTTGCGAGCAGAATAGATAATGATGGATACGATGCCCCAGTCAACTGGTCTAAGCCCAATCAGGACCAGTTGCCGCCTTATTTCAGGCCCGATGTTCGCGTTGCCTTGCGGCGCAACCGCGCCAAATTTGCCTGGTGGCTGGCACTTGATGTGCAAAATTTCCTGAACCGCAAAAACTCGTTTGCCTGGTATCAGTTTGACCGAGACCTAAACCGTTGGGTCGTGGGCAGGCAGAGCCCGCTCACGCCCGTATTGACTTTTTGGCTCGATCTTTAG
- a CDS encoding sulfatase, with translation MMKYLLLILAFGVLYSNGNAKPVPPNFIIFIADDVSWDDFGCYGDSQVRTPNIDKLASAGLRFTNVYLTASSCSPSRNSIMTGRYPHNTGAAELHTEPPLGMLSFAEVLRSNNYYSAQAGKFHMGKYAKRGFDRVYEKSDENGDGGERMWVDALKERPRDKPFFMWFASYDAHRAWGPNPFSGTHNPAEITPPFYLADGDETKVDLGKYYDEIKRFDYSIGEVVDQLVAQKVLENTVIIIMADNGRPFPHSKTRVNDRGMKTPFIVHYPALIKKGGNTCNSLISAIDIPPTMMKLAGIDSVPAQFQGYSFDQVLTTPQKPFRHYVFAEHNWHDYEAHERMIRNQHFMYIRNFRPLAPQMGPADAVESPSFQELVQLKDNGSLTAIQADVFAVPRPREELYDLQRDPLQLLNLASLPEYADTLKNLSDKLQKWMIETGDDVPENLTKDWYQREPGYLKTEDHNIRGEMPGAKSKATQNNHKGEF, from the coding sequence ATGATGAAGTATCTGCTACTCATTCTTGCTTTTGGGGTTTTGTACAGCAATGGCAACGCTAAGCCCGTTCCCCCCAATTTTATCATATTTATCGCCGACGATGTGAGCTGGGATGATTTTGGTTGCTACGGAGACAGCCAGGTTCGGACCCCCAATATAGACAAACTGGCCTCCGCCGGATTAAGATTTACGAATGTGTATTTAACCGCCAGCTCCTGCAGCCCCAGCAGAAACAGCATCATGACTGGAAGATACCCGCACAATACAGGCGCCGCTGAGTTACATACAGAACCACCCCTGGGAATGCTTTCTTTTGCAGAAGTATTGCGGTCAAATAATTATTATTCCGCTCAGGCCGGGAAATTTCATATGGGAAAATATGCCAAACGGGGATTTGACCGGGTATATGAAAAGTCTGACGAAAATGGCGATGGGGGGGAAAGGATGTGGGTAGATGCCTTAAAAGAAAGGCCACGGGACAAACCGTTTTTTATGTGGTTTGCTTCCTATGATGCACATCGCGCCTGGGGGCCAAATCCATTTTCCGGAACCCACAACCCTGCAGAAATCACCCCACCATTTTATCTGGCAGACGGGGATGAGACCAAAGTGGATTTGGGAAAATATTACGACGAGATCAAAAGATTTGACTATTCGATTGGGGAAGTTGTGGATCAGCTTGTGGCCCAGAAGGTGCTGGAAAATACGGTCATTATTATTATGGCGGACAACGGACGACCCTTTCCCCATAGCAAAACAAGGGTGAATGACCGGGGAATGAAAACACCGTTTATTGTCCACTACCCTGCCCTGATAAAAAAAGGAGGCAATACCTGCAACAGCCTGATCAGTGCCATTGATATTCCCCCGACTATGATGAAGCTGGCAGGGATCGATTCGGTTCCGGCCCAATTTCAGGGATATAGCTTTGATCAGGTGCTTACAACCCCTCAAAAGCCCTTCAGACATTATGTATTTGCCGAACACAACTGGCATGATTACGAGGCACATGAAAGAATGATTCGAAACCAGCACTTCATGTATATCCGCAATTTCCGCCCGCTGGCTCCGCAAATGGGCCCGGCAGATGCCGTGGAAAGTCCGTCCTTTCAGGAATTGGTGCAGTTGAAAGACAACGGAAGTCTCACCGCTATTCAGGCCGATGTGTTTGCAGTGCCGAGACCCAGGGAGGAGCTATATGATTTGCAGCGGGATCCCCTTCAGTTACTCAATCTTGCTTCTCTGCCTGAATATGCAGATACTCTCAAAAACCTCAGCGATAAACTGCAGAAATGGATGATTGAAACCGGCGATGATGTACCGGAGAATCTCACCAAAGACTGGTACCAGCGAGAACCCGGATATCTGAAGACTGAAGACCATAATATAAGAGGGGAAATGCCTGGCGCAAAGTCAAAGGCAACCCAAAATAACCATAAAGGGGAGTTTTGA